In Lycium ferocissimum isolate CSIRO_LF1 chromosome 11, AGI_CSIRO_Lferr_CH_V1, whole genome shotgun sequence, a single genomic region encodes these proteins:
- the LOC132038082 gene encoding uncharacterized protein LOC132038082: MSSIISTTTIQKKEDPKVFTIPCSVGYHDFTRALCDNGASIILMPLAIYKQLGLGMPRPTTMRLQMADKSIKKPVGVVDDVLVWVGKFMLPNDFVILDCAVDRDIFVILRRPFLATGRALMDSENNEIKF; the protein is encoded by the coding sequence ATGAGTTCCATCATTTCAACAACTACTATCCAGAAAAAAGAAGATCCTAAGGTgttcaccattccttgttctGTGGGGTACCATGATTTTACTCGTGCTCTGTGTGATAATGGAGCGAGTATAATTTTGATGCCACTTGCTATCTACAAGCAATTAGGTTTGGGGATGCCAAGGCCGACTACTATGAGGTTACAGATGGCTGATAAATCTATTAAGAAGCCTGTTGGCGTGGTTGATGATGTTCTTGTGTGGGTTGGTAAATTTATGTTACCCAAtgattttgtgattcttgactGTGCTGTTGATCGAGACATTTTCGTTATTCTAAggagacctttccttgctacgGGAAGAGCTCTGATGGATTCGGAGAATAATGAAATCAAATTCTGA